In Streptomyces sp. DG2A-72, one genomic interval encodes:
- a CDS encoding LLM class flavin-dependent oxidoreductase — MTADEIRGAAQGTAPTPLSVLDLVTVGAGHTATDALRTSVELSRLAESRGFHRYWVAEHHSMPGVASSSPAVILAHLAAHTSRIRLGSGGVMLPNHAPLVIAEQFGTLEAMAPGRVDLGLGRAPGTDGATAAALRRTDHLNEGADDFPQQLAELVRFLDDDFPDGHPYRRIHAVPGPVQATSPGGVQSPHRPPVWLLGSSGFSARLAAALGLPFAFAHHFSAQNTIPALDIYRESFQPSANLDKPYALIGVSALATDDEKEARRQVMAGALNMIRLRTGRPGLVPTPEEAEAYEFSPMEREFIGSWNSNIIYGTADEVRSGLDDLQKRTGADELMLTSHAHDGALRVRSYELIADAYGLPTAA, encoded by the coding sequence GTGACGGCAGACGAGATCCGGGGCGCAGCGCAGGGCACGGCCCCCACCCCCCTCTCCGTACTGGACCTGGTGACCGTCGGCGCGGGCCACACCGCCACCGACGCCCTCCGCACCAGCGTCGAGCTGTCCCGCCTCGCGGAGTCCCGCGGCTTCCACCGCTACTGGGTCGCCGAGCACCACTCCATGCCGGGCGTGGCCTCCTCGTCGCCCGCCGTGATCCTCGCCCACCTCGCCGCCCACACCAGCCGCATCCGCCTCGGCTCGGGCGGTGTGATGCTCCCGAACCACGCCCCGCTCGTCATCGCGGAGCAGTTCGGCACGCTGGAGGCGATGGCCCCGGGCCGCGTCGACCTGGGCCTCGGCCGAGCCCCCGGTACGGACGGCGCCACCGCGGCAGCCCTCCGCCGCACGGACCACCTCAACGAGGGCGCCGACGACTTCCCCCAGCAGCTCGCCGAGCTGGTCCGCTTCCTGGACGACGACTTCCCCGACGGCCACCCCTACCGCCGTATCCACGCCGTCCCCGGCCCGGTCCAGGCGACCAGCCCCGGCGGCGTCCAGTCCCCGCACCGCCCCCCGGTCTGGCTGCTCGGCTCCTCCGGCTTCAGCGCCCGTCTCGCCGCCGCCCTCGGCCTGCCCTTCGCCTTCGCGCACCACTTCTCCGCGCAGAACACGATCCCGGCCCTCGACATCTACCGCGAGTCCTTCCAGCCGTCGGCGAACCTGGACAAGCCGTACGCCCTCATCGGCGTCTCCGCGCTCGCCACCGACGACGAGAAGGAGGCCCGCCGCCAGGTCATGGCCGGGGCCCTGAACATGATCCGTCTGCGCACCGGACGTCCCGGCCTCGTGCCCACCCCCGAGGAAGCCGAGGCCTACGAATTCAGCCCCATGGAGCGGGAGTTCATCGGCTCCTGGAACTCCAACATCATCTACGGCACCGCCGACGAGGTCCGCTCCGGCCTCGACGACCTCCAAAAGCGCACCGGCGCCGACGAGTTGATGCTCACCTCGCACGCCCACGACGGAGCCCTCCGCGTCCGCAGCTACGAACTCATCGCGGACGCCTACGGGTTGCCGACCGCCGCCTGA
- a CDS encoding decarboxylase, translated as MTALGFLYPGHSAEDDYPRIEQLLGSDIRLDVIHTDIGEDAHRVDALLRMGSAERLAAGVEALRLTGAEAVVWACTSGSFVYGWEGAHDQVRTLALAAGMPASSTSFAFVHALRELDVRRVAVGATYPSDVADLFAEFLRAGGAEVLSVRGSGIITAAEVGTWGEDEVLTLAREADHTDAEAVLLPDTALHTASHLPTLEKELGKPVLTANQVTVWEALRLTDRRVNAPTLGSLFTREPIVQV; from the coding sequence ATGACAGCACTCGGATTCCTCTACCCAGGCCACTCCGCCGAGGACGACTATCCACGCATCGAGCAGCTCCTGGGCAGCGACATCCGGCTCGACGTGATCCACACGGACATCGGCGAGGACGCCCACCGCGTCGACGCGCTGCTCCGGATGGGCTCGGCGGAGCGACTCGCGGCGGGCGTCGAGGCCCTCCGCCTGACCGGCGCCGAGGCGGTGGTGTGGGCCTGCACCAGCGGCAGCTTCGTCTACGGCTGGGAGGGCGCCCACGACCAGGTCCGCACCCTCGCGCTCGCGGCCGGCATGCCCGCATCCTCGACGTCCTTCGCCTTCGTGCACGCGTTGCGGGAGCTGGACGTGCGGCGGGTCGCCGTCGGCGCGACGTATCCATCGGACGTGGCGGACCTGTTCGCGGAGTTCCTGCGGGCCGGCGGCGCGGAGGTGCTCTCCGTCCGCGGCTCCGGCATCATCACGGCGGCCGAGGTCGGCACGTGGGGCGAGGACGAGGTCCTGACGCTGGCCCGCGAGGCGGACCACACGGACGCGGAGGCGGTCCTCCTCCCGGACACCGCCCTCCACACCGCCTCCCACCTCCCGACCCTGGAGAAGGAACTGGGCAAGCCGGTCCTCACCGCGAATCAGGTCACGGTCTGGGAGGCCCTGAGGCTGACGGACCGGCGGGTGAACGCGCCGACGCTGGGGTCTCTGTTCACGCGGGAACCGATCGTGCAGGTATGA
- a CDS encoding bifunctional DNA primase/polymerase: MSRSTRHETLSDRFDVSGVTADGAAWLASAGAYPRSALALWEERPDAPVVLPCGTAFDVVSVPAIFGRQMLDRLWNEGPGSGPVAAFRGRMLLFAEPGTAQRLPSLLEWEECAGRTGGIPPLLCHGNGDAVTLPAPLGAVGLHSRWLVAPDTRRPWLPGPEILLWAAVRAARTTVRISIFPPADQDAKVYDVSRRR; the protein is encoded by the coding sequence ATGAGCCGCAGCACCCGCCATGAGACGTTGTCCGATCGATTCGACGTATCCGGTGTCACCGCGGACGGTGCCGCGTGGCTGGCGTCGGCCGGTGCGTACCCGCGGAGCGCTCTCGCGCTGTGGGAGGAGCGGCCGGACGCGCCGGTCGTGCTGCCGTGCGGTACTGCCTTCGATGTCGTGAGCGTGCCCGCGATCTTCGGGCGCCAGATGCTGGACCGGTTGTGGAACGAGGGGCCGGGGTCCGGGCCGGTCGCGGCGTTCCGGGGGCGGATGCTGCTGTTCGCCGAGCCGGGTACGGCACAGCGGCTGCCGTCGCTGCTGGAATGGGAGGAGTGCGCCGGCCGTACCGGTGGAATCCCGCCACTGCTCTGTCACGGCAATGGTGACGCCGTGACCCTCCCCGCACCCCTCGGCGCGGTCGGCCTCCACTCCCGCTGGCTCGTCGCCCCCGACACCCGTCGTCCCTGGCTGCCGGGGCCGGAAATCCTGCTGTGGGCGGCCGTGCGGGCGGCCCGGACCACCGTACGGATATCGATTTTTCCTCCCGCCGATCAGGATGCTAAGGTCTACGACGTCAGCAGGCGCCGCTAG
- a CDS encoding histidine phosphatase family protein, with protein sequence MAPRILLARHGQTAWSLSGKHTGRTDVPLLEEGRRGAKLLGERLHRAPYDGLPGVEVRTSPLARARETCELAGFGERARAWDVLMEWDYGAYEGMTPDEIQSGRPGWLIWRDGVPEGETLTEVTARADEVVAWARAADRDVLVFAHGHILRSIGARWLGLPLDFAARIRLNPTSLSVLGWAYGEPAIESWNDLGHLGG encoded by the coding sequence ATGGCACCGCGCATCCTGCTGGCCCGGCACGGACAGACGGCGTGGTCGCTGTCCGGCAAACACACCGGCAGGACCGACGTCCCTCTGCTGGAGGAGGGCCGCCGCGGCGCCAAGCTGCTCGGCGAACGGCTGCACCGGGCACCGTACGACGGTCTCCCCGGCGTCGAGGTGCGCACCAGCCCACTGGCACGCGCGCGTGAGACATGCGAACTGGCCGGGTTCGGGGAACGCGCGCGTGCCTGGGACGTGCTCATGGAGTGGGACTACGGCGCGTACGAGGGCATGACGCCCGACGAGATCCAGTCCGGCCGGCCCGGCTGGCTGATCTGGCGCGACGGGGTGCCTGAGGGGGAGACCCTCACCGAGGTGACGGCCCGTGCGGACGAGGTCGTCGCCTGGGCGCGGGCGGCGGACCGGGATGTGCTGGTCTTCGCCCACGGGCACATCCTGCGGTCCATCGGCGCGCGATGGCTGGGCCTGCCGCTCGATTTCGCGGCCCGGATACGGCTCAATCCCACGTCGCTGTCGGTGCTCGGGTGGGCGTACGGCGAGCCGGCGATCGAGAGCTGGAACGACCTGGGGCACCTGGGCGGGTAG
- a CDS encoding M6 family metalloprotease domain-containing protein, whose product MSALAATSLITGPSVAEPFSPASCALHRTDAHHSEGVDTWNAAYPRPARRLDAVMVFLSFPDSTPLTTPAELTADHFPVTSRFFERSSYGRFTLRPHPLRHWIRMPHSSMSYAIQRDWNSAHRAAFLRDAMRVADPHVDFSRYDIVYFVADPHAPGVDSDATKVVNLETPLRADGTDLRRVVTVFEQHPPDRLVLAHETGHVFDLPDLYHRPTDDEGDWDTYVGDWDLMGSQFGLAPDLFGWHKWKLGWLDGRQVRCVQGSGPTRLTLEPLAAGPDDPATGAAGAPSFGLGHGTKVAILRTGADTALAFEARGPVGNDATACRQGILVYRVRSGEASGGGPIQVIDAHPRTEACWANSVYPPLADAPVALGETFTVPGEGVRVEVEGRTAAGAWTVKITGA is encoded by the coding sequence ATGTCCGCGCTCGCCGCGACATCCCTGATCACGGGCCCCTCGGTCGCCGAGCCCTTCTCGCCGGCCTCGTGCGCCCTGCACCGCACCGACGCCCATCACTCGGAGGGCGTCGACACCTGGAACGCCGCCTATCCGCGCCCGGCCCGCCGACTTGACGCGGTGATGGTGTTCCTGTCCTTCCCGGACTCCACTCCGCTGACCACCCCCGCCGAGCTGACCGCCGACCACTTCCCGGTCACCAGCCGCTTCTTCGAACGCTCCTCCTACGGCCGCTTCACCCTGCGCCCGCACCCGCTCCGGCACTGGATCCGGATGCCGCACTCGTCGATGTCGTACGCCATACAGCGCGACTGGAATTCCGCGCACCGGGCGGCGTTCCTGCGCGACGCCATGCGGGTGGCCGACCCGCACGTCGACTTCTCCCGCTACGACATCGTGTACTTCGTCGCCGATCCGCACGCTCCCGGCGTCGACTCCGACGCGACGAAGGTCGTCAACCTGGAGACCCCGCTGCGTGCCGACGGCACGGATCTGCGCCGGGTCGTCACGGTCTTCGAACAGCACCCGCCGGACCGGCTGGTCCTGGCCCATGAGACCGGGCATGTCTTCGACCTGCCGGACCTGTACCACCGGCCGACGGACGACGAGGGCGACTGGGACACGTACGTCGGTGACTGGGACCTGATGGGCAGCCAATTCGGCCTGGCACCCGACCTGTTCGGCTGGCACAAGTGGAAGCTGGGCTGGCTGGACGGCCGTCAGGTGAGATGCGTGCAGGGCAGTGGGCCCACCCGGCTGACCCTGGAGCCGCTCGCGGCGGGCCCGGACGACCCGGCGACCGGCGCCGCGGGCGCCCCGTCCTTCGGCCTCGGCCACGGCACCAAGGTGGCCATCCTCCGCACCGGCGCCGACACGGCCCTCGCCTTCGAGGCACGCGGTCCCGTCGGCAACGACGCGACGGCCTGCCGCCAGGGCATCCTCGTCTACCGCGTCCGCAGCGGCGAGGCATCCGGCGGCGGCCCGATCCAGGTCATCGACGCCCACCCCCGCACCGAGGCCTGCTGGGCGAACTCGGTTTACCCACCCCTCGCGGACGCTCCGGTCGCCCTCGGCGAGACCTTCACGGTGCCGGGCGAAGGGGTCCGGGTGGAGGTGGAGGGGCGGACGGCGGCGGGGGCGTGGACGGTGAAGATCACGGGCGCGTGA
- a CDS encoding spermidine synthase: MGKSRKLRRRGGGDSAVVEAVDGGLAELIPDRDRARGWTLLIDGAPQSYVDLDDPAHLSFEYQRRLGHVVDLVAPPGSPVHVVHLGGGALTLARYVAATRPRSTQQVVERDAALVQLVRRQLPLEPGARIRVRSVDAREGLAKVPDGWADLIVADVYSGARTPAHLTSTEFLDEVRRALRPGGWYAANLADGPPLTHLRGQIATASAGFAELALVADPTVLRGKRFGNAVLVASDHPLPIPELTRRAASDPHPARVEHGKPLTDFTGGATPVTDAVATASPAPPPSVFR, encoded by the coding sequence ATGGGAAAGTCCAGGAAGTTGCGGCGGCGTGGTGGGGGTGATTCGGCTGTCGTCGAGGCTGTCGACGGGGGGCTGGCCGAGCTCATACCGGATCGGGATCGCGCCCGGGGCTGGACGTTGCTCATCGACGGGGCGCCGCAGTCGTATGTGGACCTGGACGACCCCGCCCATCTCTCCTTCGAGTACCAGCGGCGGCTCGGCCACGTCGTCGATCTCGTCGCCCCGCCCGGCAGCCCCGTTCACGTCGTGCATCTCGGCGGTGGGGCGCTGACGCTGGCCCGCTATGTCGCGGCCACCCGGCCCCGGTCGACCCAGCAGGTCGTCGAGCGGGACGCCGCCCTCGTACAACTGGTGCGCAGGCAGCTGCCGTTGGAGCCGGGGGCCCGTATCCGGGTGCGGTCCGTGGATGCGCGGGAGGGGCTGGCCAAGGTGCCCGACGGGTGGGCCGACCTGATCGTGGCCGATGTGTACAGCGGGGCCCGCACGCCCGCCCACCTCACCTCGACGGAGTTCCTGGACGAGGTACGCAGGGCGCTCAGACCGGGTGGCTGGTACGCCGCCAACCTCGCGGACGGCCCACCGCTGACCCATCTCCGGGGCCAGATCGCCACCGCGTCCGCCGGTTTCGCAGAGCTGGCGCTAGTGGCCGACCCGACGGTGCTGCGGGGAAAGCGGTTCGGCAACGCAGTCCTCGTAGCCTCCGACCACCCTCTGCCGATCCCTGAACTGACCCGCCGAGCCGCCTCCGACCCCCACCCGGCCCGAGTCGAACACGGCAAACCCCTGACCGACTTCACCGGCGGAGCCACACCGGTGACGGACGCGGTGGCGACAGCGTCCCCGGCACCACCGCCTTCGGTATTCCGCTAA
- a CDS encoding bifunctional diguanylate cyclase/phosphodiesterase, which translates to MSGTSEGPAPTADLIQPAVTESDEMLSSGTTPDALTPPVDFRSAFSAAPLAMAVVDREGLVVSANEALGALLGAQPGVLAGRLAADLVDLASDARTWHAYREVLRGRQARLRCTRRIKHPDGHAVWVQVTVGPLPDRAEAVLLSVSDISARRELQARLRHLQMHDPVTKLPNRTLFFERLSSALEADAYAEGGTGRIGLCYLDLDGFKAVNDTLGHRVGDRLLAAVAERLNRCADEAGYARASAPLVARLGGDEFALLVEDSTGTEQLADLAESVLRALQAPFDLSGQRLSVSASIGVVERRAAGTTATGLMQAADTTLYWAKADGKDRWTLFDPERNAHRMTRQALASTLRPAIERGEFTLEYQPLVGMEDGRLRGVEALVRWNHPQFGVLTPNRFIGLAEEDGSIVPLGRWVLATACRQARRWQVEHPDEPPLFVSVNVAVRQVWDSDLVADVAETLAETGLAPHLLQLELTESAVMGSAGRPLQALQALSEMGVGIAIDDFGTGYSNLAYLSRLPVSVLKLDGSFVRGFQYDGSDDKAVAPNPADEVIVEAMIQLAHRLGLTVTAECVETSAQATRLRHIGCDTGQGWLYSRPVPPDRISELLGPPEVQAAVGNP; encoded by the coding sequence GTGAGCGGAACGTCCGAAGGGCCGGCGCCCACGGCAGATCTCATCCAACCTGCCGTCACAGAGAGTGATGAAATGTTGTCGTCCGGTACCACCCCGGACGCTCTGACCCCACCAGTCGACTTCCGTTCCGCGTTCTCCGCCGCCCCGCTCGCGATGGCCGTGGTCGACCGCGAGGGCCTGGTCGTCAGCGCCAACGAAGCGCTCGGCGCTCTGCTCGGCGCGCAGCCAGGGGTGTTGGCCGGCCGACTGGCCGCCGATCTGGTGGACCTGGCGTCCGACGCCCGTACCTGGCACGCGTATCGCGAGGTGCTGCGCGGCCGGCAGGCGCGGCTGCGCTGTACGCGTCGTATCAAGCATCCCGACGGGCACGCGGTGTGGGTGCAGGTCACGGTCGGGCCGCTGCCGGACCGGGCCGAGGCGGTGCTGCTGTCCGTCTCCGACATCAGTGCCCGGCGTGAACTCCAGGCGCGGCTGCGGCACTTGCAGATGCACGACCCGGTGACCAAGCTGCCCAACCGCACGCTGTTCTTCGAGCGTCTGTCGTCCGCGCTGGAGGCGGATGCGTACGCCGAGGGCGGCACCGGACGGATCGGGCTGTGCTACCTGGATCTCGACGGCTTCAAGGCGGTCAACGACACGCTCGGCCACCGGGTCGGCGACCGGCTGCTGGCCGCCGTGGCGGAACGCCTCAATCGCTGTGCGGACGAGGCCGGTTACGCCAGAGCGAGCGCGCCGCTGGTGGCGCGGCTCGGCGGGGACGAGTTCGCCCTGCTGGTCGAGGACTCGACCGGTACCGAGCAACTCGCCGATCTGGCCGAGTCGGTGCTGCGGGCCCTGCAGGCACCCTTCGACCTGTCCGGCCAGCGGCTGTCGGTCTCGGCGTCGATCGGTGTCGTCGAACGCCGGGCTGCCGGGACCACGGCGACCGGTCTCATGCAGGCCGCCGACACCACGCTGTACTGGGCGAAGGCCGACGGCAAGGACCGCTGGACGCTGTTCGACCCGGAGCGCAACGCCCACCGCATGACCCGCCAAGCACTTGCCTCCACCCTCCGTCCGGCCATCGAGCGCGGTGAATTCACCCTCGAATACCAGCCGTTGGTGGGCATGGAGGACGGACGGCTGCGCGGGGTCGAGGCGTTGGTCAGATGGAACCATCCACAGTTCGGCGTACTGACGCCGAATCGGTTCATCGGATTGGCGGAGGAGGACGGTTCGATCGTTCCGCTGGGCCGCTGGGTGCTTGCCACCGCCTGCCGGCAGGCGCGGCGCTGGCAGGTGGAGCACCCGGACGAGCCCCCGCTGTTCGTCAGCGTCAATGTGGCGGTCCGCCAGGTCTGGGACTCCGACCTGGTGGCGGACGTGGCCGAGACGCTGGCGGAGACGGGCCTGGCACCGCATCTGCTCCAGCTCGAACTCACCGAGTCCGCGGTGATGGGCTCGGCGGGCCGCCCCCTCCAAGCGCTCCAGGCCCTCAGCGAGATGGGCGTGGGCATCGCGATCGACGACTTCGGCACCGGCTACTCGAACCTGGCCTACCTCAGCCGGCTGCCGGTGTCGGTGCTGAAGCTCGACGGGTCGTTCGTACGGGGCTTCCAGTACGACGGCTCCGACGACAAGGCCGTCGCGCCCAACCCGGCGGACGAGGTCATCGTCGAGGCGATGATCCAGCTCGCCCACCGGCTGGGGCTGACCGTCACGGCGGAGTGCGTGGAGACGTCGGCGCAGGCCACTCGGCTGAGGCACATCGGCTGCGACACCGGGCAGGGGTGGCTGTACTCCCGTCCGGTGCCGCCGGATCGTATCTCCGAGCTGCTGGGCCCGCCGGAGGTTCAGGCGGCGGTCGGCAACCCGTAG
- a CDS encoding phosphatase PAP2 family protein: MPHAETLGTEATPRTRSRWWTELPLILLVYACYSAGRLLVGGDVSKAVDHGLAILKIEQVLHLNAEHPLNRLFTREPWIGVPADFWYASLHYAITPAILIWLFRSRSRHYRAARTWLMTSTFIGLIGFTLMPTCPPRLLDAGHGFIDTMAQYSSYGWWGGDASAPKGLGGLTNQYAAMPSLHCGWALWCGVILWRYGGTRLTKVAAVVYPLVTTIVVMGTANHYFLDAVAGAAVMGAGFLLTPYVLRVADLARTRLVARVVPGTAGTADAPASIVSGGCQTSTGERIPRQRESRFGSGAEPSAAPQDAGDSTPAPAR; the protein is encoded by the coding sequence ATGCCGCACGCCGAGACACTGGGCACCGAGGCAACCCCTCGTACCCGGTCGCGCTGGTGGACCGAACTGCCGCTGATCCTCCTGGTGTACGCCTGCTACTCCGCGGGCCGGCTGCTCGTCGGGGGCGATGTCTCCAAGGCCGTCGACCACGGCCTGGCGATCCTGAAGATCGAGCAGGTCCTCCACCTCAACGCGGAGCATCCGCTCAACCGCCTGTTCACCCGCGAGCCCTGGATCGGCGTCCCGGCCGACTTCTGGTACGCGTCGCTGCACTACGCCATAACGCCCGCGATCCTGATCTGGCTCTTCCGGTCCCGTTCCCGGCACTACCGAGCGGCTCGCACGTGGCTGATGACGTCCACCTTCATCGGCCTGATCGGCTTCACGCTGATGCCGACCTGCCCGCCCCGTCTGCTCGACGCGGGCCACGGCTTCATCGACACGATGGCGCAGTACAGCTCGTACGGCTGGTGGGGCGGCGACGCGAGCGCGCCGAAGGGGCTGGGCGGCCTGACCAACCAGTACGCGGCGATGCCGAGTCTGCACTGTGGCTGGGCGCTGTGGTGCGGCGTGATCCTCTGGCGGTACGGAGGGACGCGCCTGACCAAGGTCGCCGCCGTCGTCTACCCGCTGGTGACGACGATCGTGGTGATGGGCACCGCGAACCACTACTTCCTCGACGCGGTCGCGGGTGCGGCCGTGATGGGCGCCGGGTTCCTGCTGACGCCGTATGTGCTGCGGGTCGCCGACCTGGCCCGGACCCGGCTGGTGGCGCGGGTCGTGCCCGGCACAGCGGGCACTGCCGACGCACCGGCCTCAATTGTCAGTGGCGGATGCCAGACTTCCACGGGTGAGCGAATTCCACGGCAGCGCGAGTCCCGGTTCGGATCCGGAGCCGAGCCGAGTGCCGCCCCCCAGGACGCGGGGGACAGCACTCCGGCACCGGCTCGCTGA
- a CDS encoding AAA domain-containing protein has product MTAQAAFDPGAEAARATDAILADTLHGTHRGVVVDSPPGAGKSTLVVRAALELADAGRPLMVVAQTNAQVDDLVLRLAEKNPELPVGRLHSSDTDPYDKALDDLPQVRKSAKAADLTGLPVVISTGAKWAHVKVDEPWRHAIVDEAYQMRSDALLAVAGLFERALFVGDPGQLDPFSIVGSEQWAGLSYDPSGSAVTTLLAHNPELPQHRLPVSWRLPASAAPLVSDAFYPYTPFRSGTDHGDRRLSFAVPSDGSGPDRVIDEAAASGWGLLELPARRTPRTDPEAVRAVATVVRRLLDRGGAATSERSDGPAPLTADRIAVGTAHRDQAAAIRAALGELGVADVTVDTANRLQGREYDVTVILHPLSGRPDATAFHLETGRLCVLTSRHRHACIVVCRAGVSDLLDEYPSTEPVQLGTVVKFPDGWEANHAVLAHLAERRVAWRP; this is encoded by the coding sequence GTGACGGCCCAGGCCGCTTTCGACCCGGGTGCGGAGGCCGCCCGCGCCACCGACGCAATCCTCGCCGACACCCTGCACGGCACCCACCGGGGCGTCGTCGTCGACTCCCCTCCCGGCGCCGGCAAGTCCACGCTCGTCGTCCGTGCGGCACTGGAACTCGCCGATGCCGGGCGCCCGTTGATGGTCGTCGCGCAGACGAACGCCCAGGTCGACGACCTGGTGCTGAGACTCGCCGAGAAGAACCCCGAGCTGCCGGTCGGCCGGCTGCACAGCAGCGACACCGACCCGTACGACAAGGCGCTGGACGACCTGCCGCAGGTACGGAAGTCCGCGAAGGCCGCCGACCTGACCGGCCTCCCGGTCGTGATCTCGACGGGCGCCAAGTGGGCGCACGTCAAGGTCGACGAGCCATGGCGGCACGCGATCGTCGACGAGGCGTACCAGATGCGCTCGGACGCGCTGCTCGCCGTGGCCGGGCTGTTCGAGCGGGCGCTGTTCGTGGGCGACCCCGGGCAGCTGGACCCGTTCTCGATCGTGGGCAGCGAGCAGTGGGCGGGCCTGTCGTACGACCCGTCGGGCTCCGCCGTGACCACCCTGCTCGCGCACAACCCCGAGCTGCCGCAGCACCGCCTCCCGGTCTCCTGGCGGCTCCCGGCGTCCGCGGCGCCCCTGGTGTCGGACGCCTTCTACCCGTACACGCCGTTCCGCAGCGGCACGGACCACGGCGACCGGCGGCTGAGCTTCGCGGTCCCCTCGGACGGCTCCGGCCCCGACCGGGTGATCGACGAGGCGGCCGCATCGGGCTGGGGCCTGCTGGAGCTGCCCGCCCGGCGCACTCCGCGCACCGATCCGGAGGCGGTGCGGGCCGTGGCGACGGTCGTACGGCGACTGCTGGACCGGGGCGGTGCGGCCACGTCGGAGCGGTCGGACGGACCGGCACCCCTGACCGCCGACCGGATCGCGGTCGGCACGGCACACCGGGACCAGGCGGCGGCGATACGGGCGGCGCTGGGCGAGCTGGGTGTCGCCGATGTCACCGTGGACACGGCAAACCGGCTCCAGGGGCGGGAGTACGACGTGACGGTGATCCTCCATCCCCTGTCCGGGCGTCCCGACGCGACCGCGTTCCATCTGGAGACCGGACGGCTCTGCGTCCTCACCTCCCGCCACCGGCACGCGTGCATCGTGGTCTGCCGGGCCGGGGTGAGTGACCTGCTGGACGAGTATCCGTCGACCGAGCCGGTGCAGCTGGGGACTGTCGTGAAGTTCCCCGACGGCTGGGAGGCGAACCACGCGGTGCTGGCGCATCTGGCCGAGCGACGGGTGGCGTGGCGGCCGTGA
- a CDS encoding aspartate/glutamate racemase family protein, translating into MDVSFLGGPRPQRGVGVVAPFDFALDRELWRWVPDEISLHLTRTPFVPVEVSLDLARLVSEHETLGDAVRTLNAVTPEVVAYACTSGSFVGGIAGERAMCEAMTREGAVPSLTTSGALLEALASLGARRVALVTPYTVSVTRSLEEYVAEAGVTVTGCAFMGLTRHIWKVPYRNVADMARQAVRRGGADALFISCTNLPTYDVIPQLEAELRLPVLSANQVTMWAALRRLGTRAVGPYQRLVDPAARIGPVVPEGSGPVLPEEEQQQEGWT; encoded by the coding sequence ATGGACGTCTCCTTTCTGGGCGGACCGCGCCCTCAGCGCGGTGTCGGTGTAGTGGCCCCCTTCGACTTCGCGCTGGACCGCGAGCTGTGGCGCTGGGTGCCCGACGAAATCTCCCTCCACCTCACGCGCACGCCGTTCGTGCCCGTCGAGGTCAGCCTCGACCTGGCCCGGCTGGTCAGCGAGCACGAGACGCTCGGCGACGCCGTGCGCACCCTGAACGCCGTCACACCCGAGGTCGTCGCCTACGCCTGCACCTCCGGCAGCTTCGTCGGCGGCATCGCGGGCGAACGCGCGATGTGCGAGGCGATGACCCGCGAGGGCGCGGTGCCGTCCCTCACGACGTCCGGCGCCCTGCTGGAGGCGCTGGCCTCGCTGGGCGCGCGAAGGGTGGCGCTGGTGACGCCGTACACGGTGTCGGTGACCCGCTCGCTGGAGGAGTACGTGGCGGAGGCGGGCGTCACGGTCACGGGCTGCGCGTTCATGGGCCTGACACGGCACATCTGGAAGGTGCCGTACCGGAACGTGGCGGACATGGCCCGGCAGGCGGTGCGCCGGGGCGGGGCGGACGCCCTGTTCATCAGCTGCACCAACCTCCCCACGTACGACGTGATCCCCCAACTGGAGGCGGAACTGCGCCTGCCGGTCCTGTCGGCCAACCAGGTGACGATGTGGGCGGCACTGCGCCGACTGGGTACCCGAGCGGTGGGGCCGTATCAGCGGCTGGTCGATCCGGCCGCGCGTATCGGCCCCGTAGTGCCGGAGGGTTCCGGCCCCGTACTGCCGGAGGAAGAGCAGCAGCAGGAAGGGTGGACATGA